A portion of the Lolium rigidum isolate FL_2022 chromosome 1, APGP_CSIRO_Lrig_0.1, whole genome shotgun sequence genome contains these proteins:
- the LOC124683631 gene encoding histone-lysine N-methyltransferase ATXR4-like, with amino-acid sequence MSLLRRLLSTAAHRPLPIRVALTDSAGRGVFATRPIAAGEVLHSAQPLVSHPSRPLLHEVCYSCLRRKPGKGGDSSGGCYFCSDACREHAKGFHGIEKNLDWSLLDDRCSSRGLKYPYMVKRLACMVISGAVGADCLDILQPARLHQGMISEMEEEFELLDSTFRKAGFQEELAAFFTKQWYINVLARIRVNAFRIELVANSYEDLLSSAIASVACDASVGNAVYMLPSFYNHDCDPNTHIVWMQNADAKLKTLRDIDEGEELRICYIDASMDVNARQKILAEGFGFECCCLRCLSGD; translated from the exons ATGTCCCTCCTCCGGCGCCTCCTCTCCACCGCCGCCCACCGCCCACTGCCGATCCGCGTAGCCTTGACGGACTCAGCCGGCCGGGGAGTCTTCGCTACCCGCCCTATCGCCGCCGGAGAGGTCCTTCACTCCGCGCAGCCCCTCGTCTCCCATCCGTCCCGCCCCCTCCTCCACGAG GTGTGCTACAGCTGCCTCAGAAGGAAGCCGGGGAAGGGCGGCGACTCCAGCGGGGGCTGCTACTTCTGCAGCGACGCGTGCCGAGAACATGCTAAG GGATTCCATGGCATTGAAAAGAATTTGGATTGGTCTTTGTTAGACGATCGCTGCAG TTCGCGTGGTCTTAAGTACCCATACATGGTCAAGCGGCTAGCTTGCATGGTTATATCAGGAGCTGTTGGCGCAGACTGTCTTGACATTCTTCAGCCAGCCCGTTTGCATCAGGGTATGATTTCCGAG ATGGAGGAGGAGTTTGAATTGCTGGATTCCACTTTTAGGAAGGCAGGGTTTCAGGAAGAACTCGCCGCTT TTTTCACCAAACAATGGTACATCAATGTACTTGCAAGAATACGCGTAAATGCATTCCGTATTGAGTTGGTTGCAAATTCATATGAGGATCTTCTATCATCAGCGATAGCCTCAGTAGCATGCGATGCATCAGTTGGCAATGCTGTGTATATGCTCCCCTCGTTCTACAATCATGACTGTG ATCCAAATACTCACATAGTTTGGATGCAAAATGCAGACGCTAAACTGAAGACCCTTCGTGATATTGATGAAG GTGAGGAGCTGCGCATCTGCTACATTGATGCAAGCATGGATGTCAATGCCCGGCAGAAGATTTTGGCTGAAGGCTTTGGCTTCGAGTGCTGTTGTCTGCGGTGCTTATCTGGAGATTAG